ATCATATCCTGCCATAGCCATGAATATAAGTCCCAACCTATCTGCTTCTAATTCATGTTTTCTGGAATAACTCAAGATTCCCAAGTTGGTTCCTACTCCATACGCCTGAAGTGCTAAATCACTTGAAACAGGTATCTCCACATTGGATAAACCTAAATTTAAAAGGTTAGCGCCTGTTTGTACAGCCATTTGATGACTCAACCTTTCAGAACCATGTCTAGCCACTGCATGTGCTACCTCATGCCCCATAACCACTGCTATTCCAAGTTCATCTTCTGTTATAGGCAGGATTCCAGTATAAAAAGCAACTTTTCCTCCAGGCATACACCAAGCATTTACCTCTTTCCCCTCAACCAGATTAAATTTCCATTCATATCCCTCAAGAAGTTCTTCCTGTCCTTTCCCTTTAAAGTATAACTCCACAGCTGCAGATATATTTTTTCCAACTTTTTTTACCAATTCAGAATTTTTATTGTTTAAAGGTCTATTTTCCTTTAAAAAATCCTGATATTGTTTTTCACTGGATACAATGATCTCACTTTCATCTACCAGCATCAATTGATTCCTTTCTGTAACAGGAACATTACTACAAGATATTATAAACATTAAACTAAATAATAACATTAATTTCTTCATTTTCTTCCTCCCTAGTTCTCTTTTTCTTCTGATTATCTATCAAATAATTTTACAAATATTTCTAAATTCCCATAGAAATGGATGTGTGGGTATCCTGCAATGATCTTATCCTTTTTATAGCCGCACGACCACATCCTACCGTTCTTTTTCTTCAGCTCAAAATATAAATCTTTTTCATCTATATCATAGAGGTCTGAATAGTGAAATTCATGGCATCTCCCGGTTACTCCATCTTTACTCTCATAATCTACATATCCAAATCTTTTGATATTGAGTCTAGATTTCATCTCTACCTTTATATCTAGCAATCCACACATAGGATCAAAGTCACCATCTAACTGCTTTATTCCCTTTGTAAGGTACATGAACCCCCCACACTCAGCATAGATAGGTATCTTCTTGGAAGCTTTGCTTATATCATCCATCATAGAGATATTCTCATATAGTTTTTTACTGAATATCTCTGGATATCCTCCACCTAAATATATATAATCTAAATCAGGGGGCAGATGTGAATCATTTGTAGGAGAAAATTCTACTATCTCCATACCTGTATATTCCATAAGTTTTAAGTTTTCAGAGTAATAAAATGAAAATGCTCTGTCCTTTGCTACTCCTACCCTTTTCCCTTTGAATCTATCTTTTAGGTATTCTGCTGGATTTTTAAACTCCTGGGCCTCATTCCCGTCTTCTGCAATCTCTAATATCTTGTCTAAATCTATATATTTTCTTGCCATATCCTTTAATATCTCTATCTTTTCATTCAAGTCCTCTATCTCGCTGGCCTGCTGCAACCCAAGATGACGTTCCCCTATAGATACCCTTTCATCCTTTGGAAAGTATCCTACACATGCTATTTCAGTATATCTCTCTATCCCTTCCTTTAAAAGGTTATACAATGCCTCACTTCCGACATTATTTAATATAACTCCCCTTATCTTTACTCTGGGATCCAGATGTTTAAATCCAAGTACCGTAGCTGCAATACTAGTAGAAGTCCCCTTCCCGCTGACTACTAATATTACAGGGATATCCAAGACACGGGATAGGTGGGCACTGCTATAGTTATCCAGCTCATGGTTCAAACCATCATAAAGGCCCATAACTCCCTCTATTACACTGATATTTTTAGTATTTTTAGAAAATATATATTTTACTGCATCTTCACCCATCATAAAAAGGTCCAAGTTATTAGATGGGTTTTTAGTTATAAATTCATGAAATTTTGGATCGATATAATCAGGCCCTGCCTTAAATGGAGAGACTCCTTCTAAAGCACCCATTATAGCTGTACTGATTGTTGTTTTCCCGGCTCCACTGGATGTTCCTGCAATAAGTATTTTTTTCATTTTTCCCCCTATTCTAAAAAGATATCTCACTTTCTAAATTTTAATACTAAAATTATACAATTCCTTGGAAATTTTTGCAAAGATAATAATAAAAAGCAAATGACGTTCCATTTATGTAAGCATAATTTAGTTCTTGTAGGTATCACTTCTTATACAATAAAAAATGAAGGACAATCAGCCCTTCATTTTAATTTTCTTATTTTAACACACTTATTAATCTACTTCTTTAAATAGTAGTTATAAAGAGTTCTTACTATTTGTCCAGTACCACCATGAGTATAATAACCATATGGTGCATCTGCACACGATGTTCCTGCAATATCAAGATGCATCCAAGGAGTCTCTCCTACAAATTCCTCTATAAACATTCCTGCTGTAATACTTCCGGCAAATCTTCCACCTGTATTTTTTAGGTCTGCTATCTTAGATTTATAAAGTTCTTTATACTCAGGGAAGTTAGGTAATCTCCATACCCTTTCACCTGCTGTCTCAGAAGCTCTCTCTAAGTCTTTATACATCTCATCATTGTTAGCTAGTACACCTGTCGTAGACATCCCTAGAGCCACCAATACAGCTCCTGTAAGTGTAGCTACATCTATTACTTCCTTTACATTTTCATGGTTGATGATATAGTGTACTGCATCGATAAGAGTTAATCTTCCTTCAGCATCTGTGTTATCCACCTCTATAGTCTTTCCACCCATAGATCCAATGATATCTCCCGGTCTATAAGCATTCCCTCCAATTGAGTTCTCACACGCAGCAACTACAGTTACTATGTTTTTCTTTACTTTCATTCTAGAAAGAGCACACATAGCTCCTATAACAGTAGCAGCTCCACCCATATCTGTTTTCATATTAGCCATCCCTGCACTAGGTTTCAATGATAATCCACCTGTATCATATGTTAATCCTTTTCCTACCAGTCCATGAATCTCTGTAGGATTTGAAGGATCTCCTAAATGTCTCATAACTATAAATTTAGGTCTTTTTTCAGCAGCTCTAGCTACCGATAAAAATGCTTCCATCTTTAATTCTGTTATCTTTTCTTCATCAAATATTTCCACTTCAAACTCATATTTTTTTCCTAGGGTTTTAACTTCATGAGCTAAGCTCTCAGGGAAAATAACATTTGCAGGTTCATTTACTAAGTCTCTAGTTAACATTACTGCTTCTGCTAAAGCTACCCCTTCACAGATAGCATCTGTATCTTCCTCTACAAAGATATCAAAGTTAGATTCTTTCTTCTCTTTTTTATCTGTTTTATATTTATCGAAATCATATTTAGCATAGTGTACAGCTTCTACTACCTGGGTAACTTCTACACCATGAGTTCCTACTAATATCTCTCCCTCTAAACCTTTAAGTTCCTTATAGAAAGCTTCTATTACATCATAGGTCTTTAATTTATCCCTTTTTCCAAGACCAATATAAGTTATGTTAACTAATTTCCCTTTATGCATCAATTCACAGCTAATAGATGTTTTCTTTTTACCTGTAAACTCTTTTTTTTCAATCAATCTTTCTAAAACTATCTTTTCCTCATCGGTTAATCCGTCGTAGATGTGTACCTCTCCTTCGAATTTTGGCATTACATATGCATCGTAGATCTTGTTAAAATCCTTTACTAAGTTAATATTCATAATCCCCTCCAGTTTTTATTTCTCTATCCCTAGTATAGTATATCTAAACTGTATAAGCAAGTTATTTGTAATGATTATAAAAAATAATATAATTTTATGAATTTCCATTGTTTAAAGTAATAAAATTATATACAAAGTAGTCAAAGTAATGATCAATAACTAAAAAAAGCTCCAGTATTTAAACTGAAGCTCTTAACCTAACTATTATTAATCTTTTCCTCTACAGCTTTTATTACAAGTGAATTAAGTAATAATGAACTTTCCAATAAAAAACTTAAATTTTCTAAGTCTGATTCCAACTCTTTCAAAATTCTAGGAATATGTTCTGTCACATGTGATCCATTGGATAGGAAATAAGGAATTACTGTGATCTCTCTAAATCCTTCCGAATACATAGACCTTATAACTTCTTCCAGTCTTGGATCAGCCAGAGTTAAATTTGC
This sequence is a window from Psychrilyobacter atlanticus DSM 19335. Protein-coding genes within it:
- a CDS encoding M48 family metallopeptidase, coding for MKKLMLLFSLMFIISCSNVPVTERNQLMLVDESEIIVSSEKQYQDFLKENRPLNNKNSELVKKVGKNISAAVELYFKGKGQEELLEGYEWKFNLVEGKEVNAWCMPGGKVAFYTGILPITEDELGIAVVMGHEVAHAVARHGSERLSHQMAVQTGANLLNLGLSNVEIPVSSDLALQAYGVGTNLGILSYSRKHELEADRLGLIFMAMAGYDPKEAIEFWKRMSELSKNEGNEFMSTHPSHEHRIADIERYLPEAMTYYNK
- a CDS encoding sirohydrochlorin chelatase, which codes for MRGILVVGHGSKVLEVNEKFKELIKILRKNTGEDVRGANLTLADPRLEEVIRSMYSEGFREITVIPYFLSNGSHVTEHIPRILKELESDLENLSFLLESSLLLNSLVIKAVEEKINNS
- a CDS encoding leucyl aminopeptidase, translating into MNINLVKDFNKIYDAYVMPKFEGEVHIYDGLTDEEKIVLERLIEKKEFTGKKKTSISCELMHKGKLVNITYIGLGKRDKLKTYDVIEAFYKELKGLEGEILVGTHGVEVTQVVEAVHYAKYDFDKYKTDKKEKKESNFDIFVEEDTDAICEGVALAEAVMLTRDLVNEPANVIFPESLAHEVKTLGKKYEFEVEIFDEEKITELKMEAFLSVARAAEKRPKFIVMRHLGDPSNPTEIHGLVGKGLTYDTGGLSLKPSAGMANMKTDMGGAATVIGAMCALSRMKVKKNIVTVVAACENSIGGNAYRPGDIIGSMGGKTIEVDNTDAEGRLTLIDAVHYIINHENVKEVIDVATLTGAVLVALGMSTTGVLANNDEMYKDLERASETAGERVWRLPNFPEYKELYKSKIADLKNTGGRFAGSITAGMFIEEFVGETPWMHLDIAGTSCADAPYGYYTHGGTGQIVRTLYNYYLKK
- a CDS encoding cobyrinate a,c-diamide synthase; its protein translation is MKKILIAGTSSGAGKTTISTAIMGALEGVSPFKAGPDYIDPKFHEFITKNPSNNLDLFMMGEDAVKYIFSKNTKNISVIEGVMGLYDGLNHELDNYSSAHLSRVLDIPVILVVSGKGTSTSIAATVLGFKHLDPRVKIRGVILNNVGSEALYNLLKEGIERYTEIACVGYFPKDERVSIGERHLGLQQASEIEDLNEKIEILKDMARKYIDLDKILEIAEDGNEAQEFKNPAEYLKDRFKGKRVGVAKDRAFSFYYSENLKLMEYTGMEIVEFSPTNDSHLPPDLDYIYLGGGYPEIFSKKLYENISMMDDISKASKKIPIYAECGGFMYLTKGIKQLDGDFDPMCGLLDIKVEMKSRLNIKRFGYVDYESKDGVTGRCHEFHYSDLYDIDEKDLYFELKKKNGRMWSCGYKKDKIIAGYPHIHFYGNLEIFVKLFDR